CTGAGACTCAAAGCGTATGCCAAACAGTACGAAATCGACAGTGATGACCTGTATGTCGACATGACCTCTTACACCGCTGACACCTCGATTGTATTTGGTGCCAATACGATTCCGGTGTCGGATTTCAACTACACCCGTCCTTCCAGTGCCAGCCGTGACGTGCTCGAAACAGGCCTGTATGCATCCTATGTGCTCGGAGCCAGCACCATGCTGACCGGCGCCTTTACCTACAAAATCGTCGATCGTGATAACGACACCTTCAAAGAGTATGACAGCGATCTTCTCGATGAAGCGTACCTTGACGATGAAGAAACCACCTACAGCACATTCGAACTGGGCATCAGCTCACGCCCCATGTCCGCAGTCAATCTGCGCGCCAAGTACACTTATGAGCATGCAGACTCTCCATTCAGCTACAGCAACGGTCTCGGTTATAACGACCTGTATCAATATGGCTGGACCCAGCTGATGGAAAATGATCCCGACCCACTGGATATGACCACCAACTCAGCCTTTTATGAAGTTCTGCGCAGCTGGAATCGCACCACCTCCGGCAGCAATGTGGCTGAAGATCATCATCAGTTCAAAGCCAGTGCGACCTGGACTCCCAATGATATTTTCTCGCTAAGCGTCAATGGTCAATACACCTTTGAAGAAAATGATGAGGCGTATAACGATTGGGAAAACAACAGCTGGAACGCCGGTGTCAGCATCTTCCTGATGCCGAGCGAAAAACTGACGTTCAGTGCCGGTTATGATTATCAATACGGCAAAACCACAACCAAATATGCGACAGCACTCTACGTTGGTTGCTTCTCGGAGAGTATGGGTGAGCAGATTGCTTCGGTCTATGCCGATGTCGATTATGACACCACGGCTCAGGTCCTCTATCTGTCAACGACCTACCAGGCTACAGACAAGCTGACTCTCAGCGGTGATCTGACCCTGACCAAGGCCGAAGCCTCAGCGGACAATCCGGATTTCGGTGACAATATTTACTATGAAAACTATCTGGATTACGTCCTGTCCGGCATGACTGAAGAGGAATACGTGGCCTATCTGGACGCCAACGATCTGCCCTACACGCAGACCTTTATGATGAGTTATCTCGACTACAGTGGCTCAGATGATTATTCCGATCTCTATTATGAGACTCTGGATCTGACTCTGGGGGCGGAATATCGCTTCAATGAAGCGCTGACGTTAGCTGTTAGCGGTTTCTACCGTTGGGTTGAAGATGGTGAAGCTTATCTGGGTGATGACTATGATGGTGAACTGTATCTGGTCAATACATCCGTGAGTTATCGCTTCTAGGCCTGTTGCAGCCTTCCCTCTGAACTAATTCAGAGAGACATCTACGACAACGTCCATAACGGACACTGTCGGCACATTAAGCCCCCGTCACCTTTTGGTGACGGGGGCTTTTTTATGTTCTGCGGTTCTCTCCAAACAGATTTCAAGGTAGAATAGAAAACATAAAACGGACTAAACCTGATCGCCCTTCAACTGTGCCGATAGCCTCTGGTGATGGTTTAAATAATAATCGCCCTAAAGGAGCCCCGAGTGCGCCCCATTTCTTCAATAATCTGTTTGTGTATTCTTTTCATTCTCACTCTGACACCGACCTGGATTTTGGCCGAAAACGGCACGTCAACAGGTCAACTGGCCGGTGAACAAAACACCGCCGCTAACGAGTCAACAGCGCCTGCGGCAACTCAGGCGACTGTTTTCCCAGGGGTCTCAGAAGTTGTTTCCCGCCTGGCGACGTTTAACAACAATGTCGCTGTTACCACAGCCCAACTCAATGAGATCACCACACTGGACCAGACAAAAGACAATCTGGAAAAAGTGATGGAACGCCAAAAAACGCTCGATCAACGACTTAAAGAGTTGGGGGACCCGGAACAATGGAGTTTTGAACGTCTTCTTGAAACGCGAAGCGTGCTCATTACCCAACTGGGCAGTCTCAATGTCATCTTCGAGTCACTGTCGGCAAAATTGACCATCCTCGACAATGCTCGCAATCAATGGCAGCAAAGAAAAACATTCTGGATTGAATGGAAAAATTATCTCCTCAAGGAGAACACGGAATTCCCCGTTGCAGCATTTGATCAGGCCGACGAAAAAATCACCGCTCTGCTCAAAAAGATTGCCGATGCCAGTGGACAGTTGATTGCGGTACAGCAGCAGGTCGTTCTGGTACAGGACGGCAACGATGCAACGGTTCGTCAGATTGATACAGCGCTGAAAAATCTGCGTTCACAAATTTTCAAGAAAACGGCACGTTCTCTTTTCAGCAGTGCCTTTTACCGGCAATTTGACAGCGAACTGATCACTCAGGTCAAAGATAATTTCAAACTGGTACAGTGGTATCGGGAAAGCTACCTTCACGACTATTGGTGGGTGGCTGTTGTGCAATTGAGCCTGGCGTTAGCCCTGGCCTTCAATCTGCGAAAACATCGCAAAAAGAATGACGCCTCTCAATGGAACATCCTGTTTCGACATCCCTGGGCCGCTGGATTATTTGTCGCCTTTGCCACCCTCAGCCCTCTGTATAAAGCTCCGCCATTGGCCTGGACGTTTTATCTTCTGCTGGTCAGTGTCATTGCAGCATGTATCCTTGTCGCCGGTATTGTGCCGGAGCGGCGACATGCTTTGCTTGTCTGGTTGTTGGCCTTTATCTACCTGATTTCCATGTTTCTCCAGGTCATAGGCCTGCCATTGCCTTTTTTGCGCCTGTATCTGGTGGTCTTGTCTTTTATCGGTATCCCTTTGCTGGTCTGGATGTGTTCCTTGAGTCGCAAGAACAAGGATTCCTGGCAACTCGTTATCGGTCAACGCATCGGCATCATCCTGTTGGCAATCTCACTGATTGCTCAGTTGGGTGGCTATAGCACGCTGTCATCACGGCTGGTGGATTCGTCCATCAAAACCGTCTTTGTTCTGCTGATGGTCTATATGGTCATGCGTCTGACTCAGGGCGGCA
This is a stretch of genomic DNA from uncultured Desulfuromonas sp.. It encodes these proteins:
- a CDS encoding GSU2204 family CXXCH-containing (seleno)protein, coding for MKQLRTYVLLASLSVLMMATSGIAADWSEASINLGYTGVSSDDSLNKTAEYESMDSSIGGGVELDVRKNGVGIELEGQYSDEEESEASAKFDIKRILRAKYNYQKFIHRLRHDLLFEDKTHLSATGGPGYTSFEPSINIGGEHDIYDGIIAANAVPLLTEAGTVGLEGLQTATFNDLDQGRDYMIERRKHEASAKLQLPAFPYLVPEVKFSHEEKHGWQQTTLMTGQCTPCHTVAVGQEIDQTTEEVSIGATFKMAGLTASYFHTEREFDNQSDDYAHEGQVDNEYYYDTIVKPYFDRLLFENDTQEIGITADIEKKMDTVKLRYDASANTTLYGSYVSAETKNNYNDLEYDSDTLFFSVSNRSIAGLRLKAYAKQYEIDSDDLYVDMTSYTADTSIVFGANTIPVSDFNYTRPSSASRDVLETGLYASYVLGASTMLTGAFTYKIVDRDNDTFKEYDSDLLDEAYLDDEETTYSTFELGISSRPMSAVNLRAKYTYEHADSPFSYSNGLGYNDLYQYGWTQLMENDPDPLDMTTNSAFYEVLRSWNRTTSGSNVAEDHHQFKASATWTPNDIFSLSVNGQYTFEENDEAYNDWENNSWNAGVSIFLMPSEKLTFSAGYDYQYGKTTTKYATALYVGCFSESMGEQIASVYADVDYDTTAQVLYLSTTYQATDKLTLSGDLTLTKAEASADNPDFGDNIYYENYLDYVLSGMTEEEYVAYLDANDLPYTQTFMMSYLDYSGSDDYSDLYYETLDLTLGAEYRFNEALTLAVSGFYRWVEDGEAYLGDDYDGELYLVNTSVSYRF